In a single window of the Pleurodeles waltl isolate 20211129_DDA chromosome 4_2, aPleWal1.hap1.20221129, whole genome shotgun sequence genome:
- the LOC138292335 gene encoding retinol dehydrogenase 16-like, with the protein MWLYLAALLPVYFLIRWYRERQTVPNLTEKYVLITGCDSGFGNLLAQQLDRRGFHVLAACLTKKGEDQLKEASSQRLQTVILDVTNSESVTTMAHWVKQQVGDRGLWGLVNNAGIATPIAPNVWLTKRDFQRVLDVNLLGLIDVTLSLTPLVMTAQGRIINVSSIVGRIPLSGGGYSISKFGVEAFSDSLRRELNPFGVKVVMIEPGFFKTAVTDCQIHQNNLTQAWEQASPEVKQSYGKQYFDDAYKKIKITTAISNTNLSLVTDCMEHGLTALRPRTRYSAGWDAKLIFLPLSYMPSVVTDTLLLLRALKPRRES; encoded by the exons ATGTGGCTGTACCTGGCGGCTCTGCTTCCCGTGTATTTTTTAATACGCTGGTATCGAGAGAGGCAGACTGTACCCAACCTTACAGAGAAATATGTGCTGATCACCGGCTGCGACTCAGGCTTCGGGAACCTATTGGCACAGCAGCTGGATCGGCGTGGTTTCCATGTGCTAGCTGCATGTCTGACGAAGAAGGGGGAGGATCAGCTGAAAGAGGCCTCATCCCAGAGGCTACAGACAGTAATTCTAGACGTCACCAACAGCGAAAGTGTGACCACTATGGCCCACTGGGTGAAACAACAAGTGGGAGACAGAG GACTGTGGGGTCTAGTGAACAATGCTGGGATCGCAACACCAATAGCACCCAATGTGTGGCTGACTAAACGGGACTTCCAGCGGGTGCTGGATGTGAACCTGCTGGGGTTGATCGATGTAACACTGAGTTTGACGCCGCTGGTGATGACGGCACAGGGAAGGATCATCAATGTCTCCAGCATCGTCGGGAGGATTCCCCTCAGTGGTGGTGGCTACTCTATTTCCAAATTTGGAGTGGAGGCATTTTCAGACAGCCTAAG GCGGGAGCTGAATCCTTTTGGAGTGAAGGTTGTCATGATAGAGCCAGGCTTCTTCAAGACAGCCGTCACTGACTGTCAAATTCATCAGAATAACCTGACCCAGGCCTGGGAGCAAGCCTCACCTGAGGTTAAGCAGAGCTATGGGAAACAATACTTTGATGATG CTTACAAGAAGATAAAAATAACAACAGCGATCTCCAACACCAACCTGTCTCTGGTCACTGATTGCATGGAGCATGGCCTCACAGCGCTACGCCCACGTACACGCTATTCTGCCGGCTGGGATGCCAAGCTCATCTTTCTTCCTCTGTCCTACATGCCATCAGTAGTGACAGACACTCTGTTGTTGCTCCGTGCTCTGAAACCACGAAGGGAAAGTTGA